The following are encoded in a window of Salvelinus fontinalis isolate EN_2023a chromosome 40, ASM2944872v1, whole genome shotgun sequence genomic DNA:
- the LOC129839444 gene encoding E3 ubiquitin-protein ligase RBBP6-like isoform X1, which produces MQMDKSIEAPKPVRTSKGIPQSFMVKAEPGTKGAMLTSTGEYAIPAIDAEAYALGKKERPPFVPREASSSEDEADPIPDELLCPICNDLMSDAVVIPCCGNSYCDDCIRTSLLDSEEHTCFTCKQSDVSPDALIANKFLRQAVNNFKNESGYTKPARNKTLQQSAPPPARPQPFRTLGSRQQDPLLANSRQQDPLLASARQQDPLLASARQQDPLLASARQQDPLLASARQQDPLLANARQQDPLLANARQQDPLLANARQQDPLLANARQQDPLSTNARQQDPLLVNTSRPPASLTPPVTLTQSLPIQTPPIGPPEVSISPDPTPEPHRAEPRHLANHNEPPPPGEMEAGPYMISEPPIRSADSGPQGYHMPMIGHPPPIRPSHPSGPPPQPSHSHRGGPRPPWDRPYRPLSDHVQPPHHPPPSAPGPAPHLYPGPNLYHPPPNPHSIPPQSYPPPYSTGPPPPVNYPPQSLYQHGQMPPGVNAPWVPPPNTQPLSLGPPPLLPSGPPLSKEDFYRQRRLRQDQVTSKLDEFTKDFAKELMEYRPAPKRRRRSYSRSRSYSRSPFSRSPYSRSRSPRSRSRSYSYTPSRSRSRSRSYGRSPFSRRNGGRGGRSRSYGRSPRSRSRSRSYGYRRSGSPRSPPPYRGGGGGGGGGGGGWEGGDGAEGGGGYRPRSRSPGGYRRSRSPGGVRGHHKPPPREPPPYEHKGGPDLSPGGRERWERDSYRQWEKEYRDWYNKYYKDYSTQHASVHHRGGRGSRERDRLSPPPRDYSPQGRVRRGERGGPPGPHRTHHALSALPSASVRGNGSKERTQGDASKERTQGGTKTSEGGTKTLKGKKLKKKKNGEELDSANQSLDRGDATPVRDEPMDELHTLTPSKAPPTSTKVSTNKAALLSGKTPPTSSSQSEKSRKEKGGKVKVKTEGKVKGEKVKRKTGGEATVTASKNKESSATKSTKASKVKSDEPIKREKGRSTPTVRGSLAKLPLPRPLPPHPHDLPKHLGDPRGGRRDPIHGVGVRLPGRPLQPAPPSPAEKRRRVEERERGRGMDRGMGGPPAKLRRAEGPYPQRGLPAKPHLLLNLACRETGRGEGLLPIPGTSQTGRLDRFHPISISIPGPGSSMDLGREGRGDGLLPTPGSSEAGRRESDRGSIWPLMGLQVKPFPQRRIKLNRDLGRNSTMSRPEERPAPATNITTTTITTTGERPAAPERGAAERDGGMERVAVMVERRSSGERSEVRSVRSERPSSGERLPERGGGGRSVSLDRMTIAERSAIAKKPDVTRERTESEYTPPTERERPAESSKERERPASAKTDRSSSRERSATREQKGERGGEKTSSSVDRPASTGERAAGTQRETVAEDRAAAAAVKEGSGSGKTRKISRKSSEPTVHHSSDHSVTSTGSSRAVEERSEPGQSQGAVSKPRDLQTQRRPSPVQFPSPGRERDRGTGGVLIQPPPRSKWEREEEEEEEEQHSASRENGALAVSSSVPRDALRREASPAPPSGQGREVQGSVSKTANTEGRRGKEEGTRRREEGRGLKKGQVNFRKPAKTESRGVKEEGRGGAGREESRGAGLEPRRQRLCSDLGRETDEAAFVPDYSEGEGSDGERGSGLSHSPSHNTQSPASQSPGGSPSNHSGSTATDKKKKKKHKKHKKHKKHKKHSADAEPPAEGRKEHKHKNKKKKHRKNKEEEGGGEAEEKTGQESTTI; this is translated from the exons ATGCAGATG GATAAGAGTATAGAGGCCCCTAAGCCAGTCAGGACCAGTAAGGGGATCCCTCAGAGCTTTATGGTGAAGGCTGAACCAGGAACTAAAGGAGCCATGTTGACCAGCACTGGAGAATATGCTATTCCTGCTATAGACGC GGAGGCCTATGCTCTGGGTAAGAAGGAACGTCCCCCCTTTGTTCCTCGTGAAGCGTCATCGTCTGAAGATGAGGCTGATCCAATCCCTGATGAGCTGCTCTGCCCCATCT GTAACGACCTGATGAGTGATGCTGTTGTCATACCCTGCTGTGGTAACTCCTACTGCGACGACT GTATCAGGACCAGTCTGCTGGACTCAGAGGAACACACCTGTTTCACCTGCAAACAGTCTGACGTCTCACCTGACGCTCTCATCGCTAACAAGTTCCTACGACAG gcaGTGAATAACTTTAAGAATGAATCTGGTTACACCAAACCAGCACGAAACAAAACCCTGCAGCAGTCTGCCCCGCCCCCAGCACGGCCTCAGCCATTCAGAACCCTCGGCTCACGCCAGCAGGACCCCCTATTGGCCAACAGTCGCCAGCAGGACCCCCTATTGGCCAGCGCTCGCCAGCAGGACCCCCTATTGGCCAGCGCTCGCCAGCAGGACCCCCTATTGGCCAGCGCTCGCCAGCAGGACCCCCTATTGGCCAGCGCTCGCCAGCAGGACCCCCTATTGGCCAACGCTCGCCAGCAGGACCCCCTATTGGCCAACGCTCGCCAGCAGGACCCCCTATTGGCCAACGCTCGCCAGCAGGACCCCCTATTGGCCAACGCTCGCCAGCAGGACCCCTTATCGACCAACGCTCGCCAGCAGGACCCCCTATTGGTTAACACCTCTCGCCCCCCAGCCTCCCTCACTCCTCCTGTCACCCTGACACAAAGCCTGCCCATTCAGACCCCACCGATTGGACCGCCTGAGGTGTCAATCTCTCCTGACCCCACACCAGAACCACACCGGGCGGAGCCACGGCACTTGGCCAATCACAACGAGCCGCCGCCGCCAGG TGAGATGGAGGCGGGGCCTTACATGATATCAGAGCCACCAATCAGATCAGCCGACAGCGGACCTCAG GGATACCACATGCCTATGATTGGTCACCCTCCACCCATAAGGCCCTCCCACCCATCAGGTCCACCTCCACAGCCCTCCCATTCCCACAGAGGAGGACCCAGACCACCTTGGGACAG ACCCTACAGACCTCTTTCTGACCACGTTCAACCCCCACACCACCCCCCTCCTTCTGCCCCGGGCCCAGCCCCTCACCTCTACCCGGGCCCTAACCTCTACCACCCTCCCCCCAAtccccactccatccctccccaGTCCTACCCCCCTCCCTACTCCACCGGACCCCCTCCCCCTGTTAACTACCCCCCCCAGTCCCTCTATCAACACGGCCAGATGCCTCCGGGGGTTAATGCCCCCTGGGTTCCCCCTCCCAACACCCAGCCCCTCTCGCTGGGCCCCCCACCCCTCCTACCCTCCGGACCCCCCCTCTCCAAGGAGGACTTCTACAGACAGAGGAGACTCCGACAGGACCA GGTAACGTCCAAGCTGGATGAGTTCACTAAAGACTTTGCCAAAGAGCTGATGGAATACAGACCTGCTCCCAAGAGACGGAGACGCTCCTACTCCAG GTCTCGTTCCTACAGTCGTTCTCCTTTCAGCCGTTCCCCCTACTCCCGATCCCGTTCTCCTCGCTCTCGCTCCAGGTCTTACTCGTACACCCCCAGCCGCTCCCGCTCACGTTCCAGGTCTTACGGACGCTCCCCCTTCTCCAGACGCAACGGAGGCCGGGGGGGACGCAGCCGCTCCTACGGCCGCTCGCCACGGTCCCGCTCACGCTCCCGTTCCTACGGCTACCGTCGCTCCGGCTCTCCTCGCTCCCCTCCGCCTTAccgaggtggtggtggtggtggtggtggtggtggggggggctgGGAAGGAGGAGACGGAGCTGAAGGAGGAGGGGGGTATCGGCCCAGGTCTCGCTCCCCGGGGGGCTACAGGAGGAGCAGGAGTCCaggaggggttagaggtcaccataAGCCCCCCCCTCGAGAGCCGCCTCCTTACGAGCATAAAGGTGGACCTGACCTGTCTCCCGGGGGCAGGGAGCGCTGGGAGAGAGATAGCTACAGACAGTGGGAGAAAGAGTACAGGGACTGGTACAACAAGTACTACAAAGACTACAGTACCCAGCATGCCTCTGTGCACCACCGCGGTGGCCGGGGCAGCAGAGAGAGGGACCGCCTCTCCCCTCCACCCAGAGACTACTCCCCCCAGGGgcgggtgaggaggggtgagagagggggacctCCCGGACCCCACAGAACTCACCACGCCTTGTCCGCTCTGCCCTCTGCCTCCGTCAGGGGGAATGGAAGTAAGGAGCGCACGCAGGGGGACGCTAGTAAAGAGCGCACGCAGGGGGGAACCAAAACGTCAGAGGGTGGAACTAAAACTCTGAAAGGGAAGaaactgaagaagaagaagaacggGGAGGAGCTGGATTCAGCCAACCAATCACTGGACAGGGGTGATGCCACACCCGTCAGGGACGAGCCAATGGATGAACTCCACACCCTGACCCCTAGCAAAGCCCCACCCACCTCCACCAAGGTCTCGACCAATAAGGCAGCGCTGCTGTCTGGTAAAACCCCTCCCACCTCTTCCAGCCAGTCAGAGAAGAGCAGGAAGGAGAAGGGGGGCAAGGTGAAAGTAAAGACGGAAGGCAAGGTGAAAGGAGAGAAGGttaagagaaagacaggaggagaggcgaCGGTCACGGCCTCTAAGAACAAAGAGTCTTCAGCCACCAAATCAACCAAAGCGTCTAAGGTCAAATCAGACGAGCCAATCAAGAGAGAGAAGGGGCGTAGCACCCCTACTGTTAGAGGAAGTTTGGCTAAACTCCCCCTGCCCCGCCCCCTCCCCCCTCACCCCCACGACCTCCCTAAACACCTGGGTGACCCCCGCGGGGGAAGGAGAGACCCCATTCACGGTGTCGGGGTACGCCTCCCTGGTCGCCCCCTCCAGCCTGCACCTCCCTCCCcagcagagaagaggaggagagtggaggagagggaaagggggagggggATGGACAGAGGGATGGGGGGCCCCCCGGCTAAGCTGCGCCGTGCCGAGGGGCCGTACCCCCAGAGAGGACTTCCAGCCaagcctcacctcctcctgaaccTGGCATGCAGAGAGacgggtagaggagagggtctgctccCCATCCCTGGAACCTCGCAGACAGGGAGGCTAGATCGTTTCCatcccatctccatctccatccctggGCCTGGTTCCTCCATGgacctggggagagaggggagaggcgaCGGGCTGCTGCCCACCCCAGGGAGCTCTGAGGCGGGCAGAAGAGAGAGTGACAGGGGGTCTATCTGGCCTCTCATGGGTCTGCAGGTCAAACCCTTCCCCCAGAGGAGAATCAAACTGAACAGAGACCTAGGGAGGAACAGCACTATGTCCCGCCCAGAGGAGAGACCAGCTCCAGCTACTaatatcaccactactactatcaccactactGGAGAGAGACCGGCTGCTCCCGAGAGAGGAgcagcagagagggatggagggatggagagggtggcgGTGATGGTGGAGCGGAGGTCGTCTGgcgagaggtcagaggtcaggtctgTTAGGTCAGAGAGGCCGTCGTCGGGGGAACGTTTgccggagagaggaggaggaggaaggtcaGTCTCTCTAGACCGCATGACCATCGCGGAACGCTCAGCCATCGCTAAGAAACCTGACGtcaccagggagagaacagagagcgaGTACACTCCgcccactgagagagagagaccagctgagagctccaaggagagagagagaccagcgtcagccaagacagacaggtcatcatcCAGGGAGAGGTCAGCCACCAGGGAACAGAAaggagagcgaggaggagagaagacCTCGTCCTCCGTAGACAGACCTGCCTCTACAGGAGAGCGAGCGGCAGGGACCCAGAGAGAGACTGTAGCTGAagacagagcagcagcagcagcggtgaAGGAGGGTTCTGGTTCTGGGAAGACCAGAAAGATCAGCAGAAAGAGTTCTGAGCCCACGGTCCACCACTCATCAGACCACTCTGTCACTTCAACTGG CAGCAGCAGGGCTGTAGAGGAGAGGTCTGAGCCGGGCCAGAGCCAGGGTGCCGTGTCTAAACCCCGGGACCTCCAGACCCAGAGGAGACCCAGTCCCGTCCAGTTCCCCAGCCCAGGCAGGGAGAGGGACCGTGGGACCGGAGGAGTCCTCATCCAGCCTCCACCCCGGTccaagtgggagagagaggaggaggaggaggaagaggagcagcaCTCAGCGTCCAGGGAGAACGGGGCGTTGGCGGTTTCCTCCTCCGTGCCCAGAGACGCTCTGAGGAGAGAAGCCTcaccagcaccacctagtggcCAAGGCAGAGAGGTGCAGGGTAGTGTCTCTAAAACAGCCaacacagaggggaggagagggaaggaggaggggactaggaggagggaggaaggcagaGGGCTTAAAAAGGGGCAGGTGAACTTTAGAAAACCAGCTAAGACCGAATCCAGAGGGGTgaaggaggaaggaagaggaggggcagggagggaggagagtcgaGGGGCGGGGCTAGAGCCAAGGCGACAGCGTCTGTGTTCTGACCTGGGTAGAGAGACGGACGAGGCAGCCTTCGTCCCCGACTACAGCGAAGGGGAGGGGTCAGACGGGGAGAGAGGCAGTGGCCTGAGCCATAGCCCCTCTCACAACACCCAGAGCCCCGCCTCCCAGAGCCCCGGCGGCTCCCCTagcaaccacagcggctccacgGCGAcggacaagaagaagaagaagaaacacaAGAAACATAAAAAACACAAGAAGCACAAGAAGCATTCTGCCGACGCTGAGCCTCCCGCCgaaggaaggaaggaacacaaacacaagaacaagaagaagaagcaCAGGAAGaataaggaggaggagggaggaggggaggcagaggagaagactgGGCAGGAGTCAACCACCATCTGA